Genomic DNA from Thiosocius teredinicola:
GAGGCGTTCAGCACCATCACCGGCTTTGGCCGTGACGAGGTGATCGGGCGCAATCCGCGTTTTCTCAACTCTGGCCGGCAAGACGTGCAGTTCTACGACCGCATGTGGAAGACCATCGGTCAGACCGGACGCTGGTTCGGCGAGATCTGGAACCGGCGCAAGAACGGCGAACTTTTTGCGGAGCTGATGTCGATCAGCGCCATTCTCGATGATGACGGCAATGTGCAGAACTATGTCGCATTGGCCTCGGACGTTACCGAACACAAGACGCACCAGGAACAGCTCGAACACATCGCCTACCACGACTCGCTGACCAACCTGCCCAACCGCATCCTGCTCAGCGATCGCCTGCACCAGGCGATTGCGCACTCGGCGCGACATGGCGGCATGGTGGCCGTGGCCTATCTCGACCTCGACGGCTTCAAAGAGATCAACGACGAGTTCGGCCACGACATCGGCGACCGCCTGCTGATCGATATCGCGAATCGCCTGAAGACAGCGCTGCGCGGCGACGATACCGTTGCGCGCCTCGGTGGCGACGAGTTCGTGGCTGTATTGACCGGGCTGGACAACACCAACGCCTGTATCGAGATCCTGCCGCGCCTGCTGCAGGCCGCGTCGCAGCCGCTGCACGTCGCCGACGAGGTGCGTTCGGTGTCGGCCAGCCTCGGCGTCACCTTCTATCCGCAGACCGAGAAGGTCGACGCCGACCAACTGCTCCGCCAGGCCGACCAGGCGATGTATCAGGCCAAGCTCGAGGGCAAGAACCGCTATCACCTGTTCGATGCCGAACAGGACCGCAGTCTGCGCGGTCAGGTCGAACGCCTCGAACAAATCCGCCATGCACTCAAACACGAGCAGTTTGCGTTGCACTACCAGCCCAAGGTCAACATGCGCAGCGGCGAGATCGTCGGCGCCGAGGCCCTGATCCGCTGGCCACTGGGTGACGGCAAATACCGCTATCCGAACGAGTTCCTGCCGCTGATCGAGAATCATCCCTTGGCCGTCGAACTCGACGAGTGGGTTATCGACCACGCGCTGCAACAGATGGAGACGTGGCAGACTGATGGCTTCGACGTGTCGGTCAGCGTCAACGTCAGTGCCTACCATCTGCAACAGACCGACTTTATCGACCGGCTCAAACGACTGCTGGATGCGCATCCGAGCGTCGACCCCGGCGACCTCGTGGTCGAGATCCTCGAAACCACGGCGCTGATGGACCTGGCCCGAATCTCCGAAGTGATCCGCGCCGGCCAAAACCTCGGGGTGGTATTCGCTCTGGATGACTTCGGCACCGGTTACTCGTCATTGAGCTACTTGAAGAGCCTGCCGGCCCATCAATTGAAGATCGACCAGACCTTTGTGCGCGGCATGCTCGACGATCGCGAGGATCTCGCGATACTGGAAGGCATCATGGGGCTGGCCGCGGCCTTCAGCCGCGAGGCGATCGCCGAAGGCGTCGAGACGATCGAGCACGGCGAGATCCTGCTGCAACTCGGCTGCGACCTGGCGCAGGGTTACTGTATCGGCCGGCCGATGCCCGCCGACGATTTCGTCGCCTGGGCCGGCACCTGGGTGCCGAATCCATCGTGGCAGAATCAACAGCCGATCCAGCGTGCCGATCTGCCGCTGGTGTTCTCCATGGTCGAGCACCGGGCCTGGGTCAGCCAGCTGGAAAACTACCTTGCCGGCAAGACATCCAGCGTGCCGCAACTCGACCACAGCGAATGCCGTTTCGGCCAGTGGTTCAACAAAGACGGCCGTACGCGCTTCGGCGCACACAACGACTATCCGGAGATCCGCCAGATGCACGAGAACGTGCATCACCTGGCGCGCCGCGTGATCGATCGCCACGTCGACGGTCAGACCGACGAGGTCGACCGCTTGCTGTGCGAGATC
This window encodes:
- a CDS encoding EAL domain-containing protein, encoding MIDRHPKSNDAEPQYPSGRRDGLAESGLASARSYIPAVTLIVALLLMLAASLGVNLISSNESALSVSDSGDLRSPVVWMLLSAMAVATSVALGLQLRRYRDRVEKALAEKNHVLRENQEFIRGLFDDNPSVTLLIEPHSGRIVAANNAAVLFYGYPREALVAMTIDDINVLSAPRVAEARRDALRQSRSFFEFPHRLANGEIRDVEVFVKPIESEGRDLLLSIIHDVSAHKHAQRALRESEQRLRIAGRASYDVIYEWDPVSGKLTWFGDIDTMLGFAYGEIRRDNQWQTLVHPEDKKAIEDAMACRQRNTETCVVEYRIATQAGEYRSWLDKSSALLDENGRAYKWVGVCTDITERKKADDDLRLAAAVFQHAQESIIIADAQRNIVDVNEAFSTITGFGRDEVIGRNPRFLNSGRQDVQFYDRMWKTIGQTGRWFGEIWNRRKNGELFAELMSISAILDDDGNVQNYVALASDVTEHKTHQEQLEHIAYHDSLTNLPNRILLSDRLHQAIAHSARHGGMVAVAYLDLDGFKEINDEFGHDIGDRLLIDIANRLKTALRGDDTVARLGGDEFVAVLTGLDNTNACIEILPRLLQAASQPLHVADEVRSVSASLGVTFYPQTEKVDADQLLRQADQAMYQAKLEGKNRYHLFDAEQDRSLRGQVERLEQIRHALKHEQFALHYQPKVNMRSGEIVGAEALIRWPLGDGKYRYPNEFLPLIENHPLAVELDEWVIDHALQQMETWQTDGFDVSVSVNVSAYHLQQTDFIDRLKRLLDAHPSVDPGDLVVEILETTALMDLARISEVIRAGQNLGVVFALDDFGTGYSSLSYLKSLPAHQLKIDQTFVRGMLDDREDLAILEGIMGLAAAFSREAIAEGVETIEHGEILLQLGCDLAQGYCIGRPMPADDFVAWAGTWVPNPSWQNQQPIQRADLPLVFSMVEHRAWVSQLENYLAGKTSSVPQLDHSECRFGQWFNKDGRTRFGAHNDYPEIRQMHENVHHLARRVIDRHVDGQTDEVDRLLCEIRAIRESLTGKLKGLLHDGEQRKSGTG